The DNA region gaggcattacctATATGGGGAAAAGTGTCATATATTTACTGATCACAAGAGTTTGAAGTACTTGGGTACACGAAAAAGTTGAATTTGAGACAACGTAGATGGCTTGAACTCATTAAAGATTATGACTGCACGATTGATTATCATCCggtaaagccaatgtggtggcaGATGCTCTAAGTCGCAAAGCCTTTGCTAGTTTATCTCTAAGTCATCTGCCCTTGTTTCTAAAATTAAGAGCCATGAATGCTTGTCTTGCATTTAATTCGGATGGCTCTATTGCTGCTAGTTTGCAAGTCAAGCCAGTTCTACTTGAACAGGTGAAAGAAGCACAGAAGTTAGACGAGGAGCTTGTGAAATTGATCAAAAAGGTTCAAACTGGAGAAAAGCTTGATTTTAAATTAAGGGAGGATGGTGTTCTACTTTATCAAAATAGGTTATGTGTCCCTAAAGATGACAACTTAAGAAAGCAAATTTTGAATGAAGCACATACCTCACCATGTGCAATGCATCCTGGAGGTACTAAAATGTACCAAACCATCAAAGAACACTActggtggaatggtatgaagaaggacattGCGGAATATATTTCTAGATGCTTAGTTTGTCAACAGATAAAGGCCGAGCATCAAGTCCCAACTGGTTTGTTACAACCCCTGTCGATACCtgagtggaaatgggaaagaATAACTATGGACTTTGTTTCTGGGCTTCCACGCACTCAAAGAAATCATGATGCAATTTGGGTTATAGTTGATAGGCTAACCAAGAGCGCCCATTTCTTGGCCGTCGAATGGACTACCCACTTGAACGTTTAGCGAGATTATACGTTAATGAGATTGTGAGGCTACATGGTGTCCCCGTTTCTATTGTATCCGATCGAGATCCAAGGTTTACATCTAGATTACGGACTAGCTTGCAAGAAGCTTTGGGCACTAGGTTGAACTTTAGTACTTCCTTCCATCCTCGGACGTACGGCCGGTCCGAGAGGGTGATTCAAATCTTGGAAGACATGTTTCGAGCTTGCATTATGGAATTTGAGGGTAGTTGGGACGGACACCCTAGCCTTGATAGAGttcgcttacaataatagttaccaaTCAAGTATTGGCATGCCTCCCTACGAAGccttatatggaagaaagtgtagaacTCCCCTTTGTTGGAGTGAAGTCGGTGAAAGGAAATTGGTTGGTCCGAGATTGTCCAACGAACTCGAGGATAAAGTAAAAGTCATCAAGGATCGTCTAAAAATTGCTTCGGAtagacaaaagtcttatgctTGATCTAAAAGGCGTGAAATTGAGTATCAAGTGGAGATAAAGTATTTTTAAAGGTTTCTCCATGGAAGAagattatgagatttggccaaaaaggaaaacttagtcCTCGATTTATTGGGCCATATGAAGTACTAGAGCGGGTTGACCAGTTGCATATAAATTAGCTCTTCCACCGGAGTTGGATAGgatccataatgtcttccatgtttctatgcttagaAGATATCGCTCAGATCCATCTCATGTTCTTCCTGTTGAATCCATAGATGTCAGCCCTGACTTAACATACGAAGAAGAACCCATCCAAATCTTGGCGCGTGAGACAAAAGAGCTTCGAAACAAGAAAGTTCCACTAGTAAAAGTCCTTTAGAGAAATCATTCTGGCAAAGAGGCTACACAAGCGAGAAGAGGATATGCGAATTAAATACCCACAGTTGTTTTGAGGTAAGTCTAAAGTAAATTTTGGGACGAAAtttcttaagggggggggggggggagagttGTAACACCCAAAATTttctttgaagaaaaaaaaaatattttttttttaagttatgtttcgggtgatctgacttgaGAGGTCGTAACCCCATCCGAatttaggaatttgggaaaacgcataaaatgaaagttgtagataattgaaatacctttccaaccatatattatgggcTTATAGGTGATATCTAGAtaaagagttatggacgttttaatgcagaaaggtcaagctggACACCAaaattcggcccaacccgatttcaagtcgggtcaggcccatttcCTTGACATTTAAGTGATATTTAAGCCCCTCTTCCTCATTTTCAGATCAACTAATATCCAGAACCTcctagagaaagagagagaagagagaagagagtagaGAGAAAAAAACCAAGATTTGATCAAAATCTGAGCTCCGAATCTCAAAGCTCGTGAAGAGGAAAAtgtagtacgagttgtcatCGTCATCTTAAGCTAAATATTGACCTTGGGGAAGGATACTTTCGTGGTTGAGctactgctaaggtatgtatgagatttattttatgttattaaagtgtttatttggagttttaacggattagaacggagaaaatagcattataaactcgtttgttgcCTTATTGCAATTTATGGATTGGGGCTGTTTTGTTGGATTTAGATGGGTGGAATTAATGGAGTGATGATGTATAATAacagttgatgttgttattgatgttgttgataagttgttgttcttgaatttgggagaataaagtgtatgaaaatattgtatacaaacCCGTTTTTGGATTGAGACTGCTGTTAGTGTTTTTAGCATAACTCCTTGTATACAGCTCCGTTTTGAGTGATTCAAGATGTTCTAGAAAGCTATTTCGTAGACCTAAAACTTTCATCAAGGCTTTAAAATCCAGTTTTGCCTTTAGCTACTCGAAAAGGGGGGACGAAGTGCAGGGGGAGGTGCTGTCCAGATTTCTGTTGTGAACATTCTACATGGACtgctgttagtattttgagcatatctttttgtacaaaatTTCTGTAGGGGTGATTCGAAATTGTGTGAGACCCtaagacatatatctacaactttcattgaggacaCAAAGTCCAGTTTTTCCATTTACCCCTTCGAAACTAGCAACAATACAAGATAGTAGCGCTGTCCAGAATTTCTGTTTTGATAGTTTGGGCGATTTTCGTTGATTTCGTGTTTAGTTGTGATGTGCTGGGACTTTTGAACTTaagtagatatttgattgtgtatttaaggtatatatgctcttgtacaagctaagaggaattatttgacgaagtggactttggttggtctatggcgtagatgatttgaactcctcgagttgtggtagaacttgttgtgtggtaaaacgccgaggtttgtgtataaacttgaacttaaaatatctttatttttctggaattttgaagtatcttgatgaGTTATTTCTTTACTCTTCATCTTATATTATTGTATGGTTATTGtctcaagtattgcaaaacttttgctaaatcgcccacttgtacgaattgcttgatcattttgcattcttgttgggactttgtccttcttgttatGGTGACTAGTCATCGATATTGGCATGCCCCTCGattcggatcttgcccatcttgactttggatttacatttcgtcttgacgatggattttcgtccattttcgagtacgagtggaaagccactttcaacatggttcttgattctcttgatattgggtgacgacccttctgGATATGagcttcggtccttcttgattTCGAGGCTTCGGCCCGTCTTGATATTGGTTGTGCTTAgtgtgatggcatgacgtacaTATTGGGCGAAAGTGATTATTTGAcaattctcttgaattgaattataagctttcttgataCTCGAGCCTTAGAATATTGGTATTGACATTTTGAAACTCTCCAAGGTTTGTATTCGATACCTTGATATACTTGTTCACTTGGGCTTATTTTTACCTTATCGAACCACCTACGGCGAACAAGGGAATTGGAGAATTtaatggctccaagcccaaagtttatacaccactaagctttatgcttagcgatagttgttttctatcgtaggtaatgtGCGAGATGAGGTATGAAGATGGCCACTTGGAGTATACTTTTGGGAGCCTTAGTGAAGATCACATGTGCATATGTATTTAGTTTTTGTAAACtttttggggacttgtacatgataCAGGTGTGgcacttatgtatgaaattttggaagCTTGTGGAAAACAAGACCATGTGCTTGTAACTTAAACTTGGTGACTGGTTTTGCTATCTTAGGGTGTGTTTTTAACCCAAGTCATGCCATATACCGAATTTGTATTTTGTcttgtaattatgtacaaaGGGTGAAATTAGTTTCGTGAAAATCTCTAGTTTGGGTTTTTTTGTATCGTATGGACCCGCAATGGTGTCGTTTTGGAAATAAAAGTTCAATGCGAAGTTCTTAAACGTGTCGACAACTTGAGGAGGGAATTACTATATTAAAATGGTATTCTGATATTGTATTTTACCTAAGAAATTTTTCGGAGcgcacaaataaataaattaaaaaaaaaatgccgtacttccaaatttttttttttccgcggGGGCCATTTCCGCTACTAACTATAATTGTGAATATCCTTTGGCATAAGTTCCTTCTAAACGGGTAAGTGTAAAATTATCTTTTGTTACGTAAGTGGTATCCTCCTAAGGGGGATGCTACAAgttttggtatcagagcctaggtttgtGATTCTAGGACTTTTGTTATGATTTGTTGATATGCTGTTCATTTTTGtcacatgtttttttttgtctatAGCGCATATGCATCATGTACATGTCCCTAATGCAATGTGACCTTCCCTTATGAAGGAATCAAGTCGTGGCATCTTCTATTTCTAATAGACTTATGGAAGCGACCTTGAGAGTTTAAATAACTCTAATGGCCAACCTCACCTACAAGAAGGGGTTGGAGAACATTTTGCCGATTCTAATCCTCCTAGTGCAAGTGGATGCGAAGCGGGAAATAATCGTAGTACACGAGTTGGGCTACACCCCCCGATAGTCATAGTGCTCTGTGTCGTTGATCCCCCTCTCCGGCAAATGGCTGATTTCTTTCGTCACATGGCTAGAAGAATGCCTGACCCTGATGAaatagatatttgattgtgaaTATCCTTTGGCATAAGTTCCTTCTAAACGGGTAAGTGTAAAATTATCTTTTGTTACGTAAGTGGTATCCTCCTAAGGGGATGCTACAGCATTTGGattgactttttaaaattagCTTATATACTAGTATTAAGTgcttaaaaatactttttatctttcctaaacacaacaaaaataaaaaaagagtttaAAAGCAAAgcaaaaaaacacttaaaataagccaattcaAACATTCAAAAAAAGCAAGAAGGAAGACTAAAATCCGCACTGACAATAAGTGCCCAGTTGAAATTAggggtctgggaagggtagAAGGGGCATTGTCAAGTTTGGAGGGATTTTGGTGCCGTATAAGTAGTGGAGTAGGAGTTGGTGAACGTGCGCGGGAGGAGTATGGCGCTTCCGTCGGCATTCGGTGAAAGAGTTGAACAAATGGAGGAGACGAGAAAGGAGCGTCTCTCTCTTCTTCAGTCGGAGAAAGAGCTTCAGCACATCAAGTATCAGCTCCTGGCTTCGAGAATCTCCAACATCACATCCATCCAACTCCGTTGCCTAAACCTTGATCGCAAAATAGCATCTCACTACTTCATTCTCTCTTCTCTCAATTCCCGCCTCCACCACCACAATCCCAATTATCAAAACAAGCTCAACATATACAGGCATTTACTCTCTTCTCTTCTACTTATCATTATCGTTGATTATTCTCTCTTGTCATACGGGTGTTTTTATATAGCTATTTCATTTACGTTAAAtattgtaattattattttgaataataataagtagtagtagtaattatTAAGatgattttagaaaataaaaggacatTAACTTTCACTGGCTCTAGCCGAAAATATGGAGTTGTATCAGGAAATGATATCTGATTAACTGCTGAATTCAGAATAATagtgttgaattttattttctcaaaaCATAATGCATATAACTGTTGGATTCAGAACGGTGTTTTGTTTGAATTTTTACTTTCTAATCGCAAAACATAATGGATTTACGAGGCAACTTCTAATTAAGTGCTTTAATTTGTGGTTAGGGATTTGAAGGATGAGGTGGAGGAGTTGGAGGAaatagagaaagagaaagagatgtaTTGCAGTTTAGAAAGTGGAGAAATGGAGGAATTCAGGGACCAAGTCGGAAATTTCCTCGTTGAATGCCAAGTACAAGTCGAAGAATTGAGGAGTCACGTCAATCAGGTAGTATTTGTTTCCCTAAATGTTCTGTAGACATACTCATATATTCTCCTGGATATTGTTTTTCATTTTGATGGACATACACATTTTTTGGTGAATCAATAGACGATGAAGAGACAACTGAACAGTGAAGCTGTAGTTATGTTGTGATTGACTTTGCAAACTCAAGCGTCAAGTTCATGTTTGCATCTGTTCTCGTTGTAGGAAGTAGTTAGTCATGTCTgcttggcaaaaaaaaaaaatttaactccTGAGTAGCCATAAATAATTGAGTTCCTCGTAGACCTTGCTGGTGCAACGTCTACAATTCTCAGGTTATTCTTTGATATGCATAGGCCCAAGATGCTATGTAAATCAATCATCACGCAGCGAGTGAAATGCGTACAGCAATCACGAGCAATATGATTGGGTGGTTGGTCGGGCATACAAGCTTTTTGGAGTACTTTCTTGAGACTTCTTTTGAAATAGCATCTTCCTCTCTTATTTTGCTAAGCTCTATGATTCTTTATCCTAGTAAATACAGTGGAATGATTAGCAGATTTGTCAAATTTCAAGGTACAGGTCCTCGGAGCAACagacaaaatgaaataaataaaacagaAAAACTTGACTTGACTAAACCTTCTGGAGAATGTTTAGTTTATCTTTGTTTAGCTCTCCAATTTTCACAAcacttttaaaacttataacTTGCTTTCTTAACAGAATTTTCTTTGGTTTCTCTGATCCTTACTCCAGCTCAAAACAAGATTTTCAGAACTTCAAGGCAGCCTTAACCATTCAAATAATTCTGAGATTGCTGCTGCTGAGATGAGAAGAAAAGAACTTGTAGCTATAAAAGCGAATTTGGAGAAAAGCTTGGCATTGAATTACCAACTGCGAGAGCAGTTAACAAGGCAAGTTCTCAGTGCATTGATGGaccaaaatcaagagaaaaaatgaTTTGGTCAGTCTACCCCCAAAAATCACCTTTGGTAGGCACATCTTAGAGAATTTCAATGTAAAAATGCAGATTCAGATAAGAGATTAGTTAGAGAATCGTGATCGATCGACATAAATTCTACTCTGAACACATCTGTTGTTGTACAGGTAAGATGTGTAGACCTTCCATGTTGGTTTGCCTAAATGTAGTCaagaatttgaatatatttgtgGACGATAAAATAAAACACCTTACTCCGTAACAGACCTATGATGGGTTCGGCGTGAATAGGGCCACTTGGCCTTAATAAATCTAGTAATACCGACTAACTTAGTTTTTGGTGTTTAACTCATTTATGCGAAATATACTGTATACTTCaacaaatttcttttaaaatgaaCCGGAAGCAGTACAGGAAATGCCAGTACCTGACATTTTGTTGCTATTTAGAAAATCTGTCTACCCAAATCTATTTAATGGGCGGATTTGAGTTGTTTGTTGGTCTCTACGCTTTTTGCTATCGAAATTGAGTTAATTACTTGGATATTGGACTTGAAAAGGTCCCAACATTTTAAGCGGGCACGTTTGGTTGctggaacaataacaataattcCGGGATAAGATGcgggattattttatctcacGATTGGTAATGGATATTAATTAGTTcagggattattttatcccatcatTTGTACTAAAATGATGAGATTACTGTTCCATACAGAAGatgagataaaataatcccatGGAAGATCTTTGCTTATCTTATCTcgcataccaaacgaccccccATATTAATGTCTTCCTTTGGCTTGTCAGATGCTAAGTACTATCCCCATGTAAGGGGTAACTAgttgtccttttttttcttttttctcttttctgatGAAGCTAGTCGTACATATTAAGCCGGTGGGCTGATCAAAGTAAGCATTAGTGGTTGAAATACAATGAAACGGCAGTCTGTTTACTCCTTTGGTTTCACTATATCATTGACAACATTAGAGTCTGTTTGGGTACTCAAAGATTAGCATCTTACTGATTCTTATGCTGTTTTATTTATAATATAGTTTGTAATTGACGTACGTCTTGTTCAATCCAATTTGCTAGCCTTCGTCTAAACTATGACATTGATCAGTGGCAATAAATTGTATGTACTATAATAGTGATAAGATATTATTGTTTATGCGCATACATATTGTACAATATGTGAGTGTGCATAATGTGTTTTGAGTGTGCAcataaagagagagagagagagagagagagagagagagagaggccaAGAGGGGAAGAGAGCTTGCGAGAGATTTAAGTTTAGACCCCTTGGAGCAATGTTGACCCCAAAAAGGTAGCAATTTCAACATTTCCTGAGCAAGATAACAACACTACTTTAGGTTGTGTCACTAAATCTGGATTTTGAGAGTTCCCAAACACTAACTTAATTTGTGAAGCAGGCCAAGATTTGAAGAAAATCGGCTTATATATGCTAATGGCACGAATTAGCAGATAATTTTTGTTCCTCAATGATACATAAGAAATACTGCTGGATGTTGATCAGTTTCTCATCCAAATATGTGTTCTCCCTATTTGACATTGTAtcccgaggttgaaaaatcaCACAGAAACCTTGTCTATGATGTTCATGGAGGAAGCCTGGGGTATTCTAATGACATGATTTTAAGGACTATTCCGATTTAGAGTCTTGTTGATGACTTTGCAGTGTTTTATCTTCCTTTGCTTCACTTGTAGAACTGAAGCGAACAACTAAATTGAAAGCTCCCCGCAAAAATATTGAAGTGTATctcaagatgtcatcaatgtgTACGAAATTCTCCAATCTGAGATATCCAGTTATACTTTGATTTGTTGCTTAAGTATGCTATTGACAGAAGGTGAG from Lycium ferocissimum isolate CSIRO_LF1 chromosome 2, AGI_CSIRO_Lferr_CH_V1, whole genome shotgun sequence includes:
- the LOC132033665 gene encoding uncharacterized protein LOC132033665 — translated: MALPSAFGERVEQMEETRKERLSLLQSEKELQHIKYQLLASRISNITSIQLRCLNLDRKIASHYFILSSLNSRLHHHNPNYQNKLNIYRDLKDEVEELEEIEKEKEMYCSLESGEMEEFRDQVGNFLVECQVQVEELRSHVNQLKTRFSELQGSLNHSNNSEIAAAEMRRKELVAIKANLEKSLALNYQLREQLTRQVLSALMDQNQEKK